One Frankia alni ACN14a DNA window includes the following coding sequences:
- a CDS encoding chromosome partitioning protein: MTGIEVAVGVLAAWALRKARRVGGRVDAETDRVVDAGLDRVHDLVSQALGEGDPVLARVAEEAQNTGELSARTRQRLQLALEDATDHDPAFAAALAEAVEQVRAAASTSGGHTLAGNLFTGPAAIQQGDHNQQTNTFGAWPA, from the coding sequence ATGACGGGGATTGAGGTGGCGGTCGGGGTGCTGGCCGCGTGGGCGCTACGTAAGGCCCGCCGGGTCGGCGGCCGGGTCGACGCCGAAACCGATCGGGTCGTCGATGCCGGTCTTGACCGGGTCCACGATCTGGTGAGCCAGGCGTTGGGCGAGGGCGACCCGGTCCTGGCCCGCGTCGCCGAAGAAGCCCAGAACACAGGGGAGTTGTCGGCGCGGACCCGGCAGCGTCTGCAGTTGGCGTTGGAAGACGCCACCGACCACGACCCCGCTTTCGCCGCCGCGCTCGCCGAGGCGGTGGAGCAGGTCCGGGCCGCCGCCAGCACCAGCGGCGGGCACACCCTCGCCGGGAATCTGTTCACCGGGCCTGCCGCGATCCAGCAGGGTGATCACAACCAGCAGACCAACACCTTCGGTGCCTGGCCCGCGTGA
- a CDS encoding IS630 family transposase, translating into MPIWEVSPVGGQSVRARRLSDEEGQRLQAIVRRGQHGSIRVRRAMIIMASASGTPVPAIANLVQADEDTVRGVIHRFNEIGLGALDPRWAGGRPRLISSADEAFIVATARARPAKHGQPFTHWSLRKLAAYLADNPERTVTVGRERLRQILHAHRISFQRTRTWKESTDPDKDAKLDRIEYLTAVCPYRCFAFDQFGPLSIRPAHGVGWADQGHPDRLPATYRRTHGIRYFHGCYSLGDDQLWGVTRERKGGQNTLAALKSIRAARPDGAPVYVICDNLSANTTPKIRRWAARNNVELCLTPTYASWANPIEAQFGPLRTFTMSNSNHPNHPNHPTLAHRLQDYLRWRNTYARHPTVLQAQRRERARSERQQHWGRPRTQAA; encoded by the coding sequence ATGCCGATCTGGGAGGTGAGCCCGGTGGGAGGACAGTCGGTTCGTGCGCGGCGGCTCAGTGACGAGGAAGGTCAGCGACTGCAGGCGATCGTGCGCCGTGGGCAGCATGGTTCGATCCGGGTCCGCCGAGCCATGATCATAATGGCGTCGGCGAGTGGGACCCCGGTCCCCGCGATCGCGAACCTGGTCCAGGCCGACGAGGACACGGTCCGGGGGGTGATCCACCGGTTCAACGAGATCGGTCTGGGAGCGCTGGACCCTCGGTGGGCGGGAGGCCGTCCCCGCCTGATCAGCTCTGCCGACGAGGCGTTCATCGTCGCGACGGCCCGCGCCCGCCCAGCGAAACATGGTCAGCCGTTCACCCACTGGAGCCTGCGCAAGCTCGCCGCCTACCTGGCGGACAACCCCGAGCGGACGGTCACCGTGGGCCGGGAACGGCTGCGGCAGATCCTGCACGCCCATCGGATCTCCTTCCAGCGGACCCGGACGTGGAAGGAGTCCACCGACCCGGACAAGGACGCGAAACTCGACCGGATCGAGTACCTCACCGCGGTCTGCCCCTACCGCTGTTTCGCGTTCGACCAGTTCGGACCGCTGTCGATCCGCCCGGCCCACGGAGTCGGCTGGGCAGATCAGGGGCATCCGGACCGGCTGCCCGCGACCTACCGGCGCACCCATGGGATCCGCTACTTCCACGGCTGCTACTCCCTCGGCGACGACCAGCTGTGGGGCGTCACCCGCGAACGCAAGGGCGGCCAGAACACGCTGGCCGCCCTGAAATCGATCAGAGCCGCCCGCCCCGACGGCGCCCCGGTCTACGTCATCTGCGACAACCTGTCCGCGAACACCACCCCGAAGATCCGCCGCTGGGCGGCACGGAACAACGTCGAGCTGTGCCTGACCCCGACCTACGCGTCGTGGGCGAACCCGATCGAGGCCCAGTTCGGACCCCTACGCACCTTCACCATGAGCAACTCGAACCACCCGAACCACCCGAACCACCCGACGCTCGCCCACCGACTGCAGGACTACCTGCGCTGGCGCAACACCTACGCCCGCCACCCCACCGTCCTACAAGCCCAACGACGCGAACGCGCCCGCAGCGAACGCCAACAACACTGGGGACGACCCCGAACCCAAGCCGCCTGA
- a CDS encoding RNA polymerase sigma factor — translation MPPRSAVTLFEALFQDHHLAVLRFARRRLGEDAAAWDVVSETFLVVWRSWEKRPPDAAEVLPWLYAIAGNAVRNRRRSQARAVRLTARLSMTGSAATADPTVGVDVVADEAIRRDQAVRVLERLSEDDREILTLAVWEGLDVAGLATALSVSPAAAKVRLHRARRRLEALIEGPVPADVSPSSSALGRSR, via the coding sequence GTGCCCCCGCGTTCCGCCGTGACGCTGTTCGAGGCGTTGTTCCAGGACCATCACCTGGCTGTTCTGCGTTTCGCGCGGCGTCGGCTGGGTGAGGACGCTGCCGCGTGGGACGTGGTGTCGGAGACCTTCCTGGTGGTGTGGCGGTCGTGGGAGAAACGGCCGCCCGACGCCGCGGAGGTACTGCCATGGCTGTATGCCATCGCGGGTAACGCAGTACGCAACCGCCGCCGGTCGCAGGCGCGGGCCGTTCGGCTGACCGCCAGGCTGTCTATGACGGGTTCGGCGGCCACGGCTGATCCGACCGTCGGGGTGGATGTTGTCGCCGACGAGGCCATTCGCCGTGATCAGGCTGTGCGCGTCCTGGAACGTCTGTCGGAGGACGACAGGGAGATCCTGACCCTCGCGGTGTGGGAGGGCCTGGACGTGGCCGGGCTCGCGACCGCGCTGTCGGTCTCCCCGGCCGCCGCGAAGGTTCGACTGCACCGCGCCCGCCGTCGGTTGGAGGCCCTCATCGAGGGGCCTGTCCCCGCAGACGTTTCGCCGTCTTCTTCTGCCCTGGGAAGGTCTCGATGA